From Glycine max cultivar Williams 82 chromosome 11, Glycine_max_v4.0, whole genome shotgun sequence, the proteins below share one genomic window:
- the LOC112998348 gene encoding uncharacterized protein: MESSNMKNKSSGKRKMSSEDTRSYFAWNLEMERVLADVLKDQRNLGNKGDGNWKAVAYSTAAQILSKHFGVHLMADNVKNRFKLWRTWYGIVSDILSQSGFDWDSTKYMITIENEIAWNEYVKSHEEAKRFRFKVIPNWDDIVDLCAKNRATGLGAENALDADDIMSKETNEEEAIHSVSFDLEGSNSVTRKNIRPSKSGEKEGMISSMKEVAESLKEFVEVTKKKMENKKKMEIKEAQEVVHEVVSELDNIPNFNGALRHRAIDWLTENPIKFAIIKALPLDEKEDYILSFMP, translated from the exons ATGGAATCAAGCAATATGAAGAACAAGTCAAGTGGAAAAAGAAAGATGTCTAGTGAGGACACAAGAAGTTACTTCGCATGGAACTTGGAAATGGAGCGTGTGCTAGCTGATGTGCTTAAAGATCAAAGAAATTTGGGCAATAAAGGTGATGGAAATTGGAAAGCAGTAGCATATAGTACTGCAGCTCAAATTTTGTCCAAGCATTTTGGAGTTCACCTCATGGCAGATAATGTTAAGAATCGTTTTAAGCTTTGGAGAACATGGTATGGAATTGTGAGTGACATTCTTAGTCAAAGTGGATTTGACTGGGATAGCACAAAGTACATGATTaccattgaaaatgaaattgcatggAATGAATATGTTAAG tCACATGAAGAGGCCAAACGATTTCGATTCAAAGTCATTCCTAATTGGGATGATATTGTTGACCTATGTGCAAAGAATAGAGCTACTGGACTCGGAGCAGAAAATGCATTAGATGCAGATGATATCAtgagcaaagaaacaaatgaagaGGAAGCAATTCATAGTGTGAGTTTTGACTTAGAGGGATCAAATTCTGTCACAAGAAAAAACATTCGCCCAAGTAAGAGTGGAGAGAAAGAAGGGATGATTTCCTCAATGAAAGAAGTAGCCGAGTCATTGAAAGAATTTGTTGAAGTGACTAAGAAGAAGATggagaacaaaaaaaagatgGAGATAAAAGAAGCTCAAGAAGTGGTACATGAAGTGGTGAGTGAGCTAGATAATATACCTAATTTTAATGGTGCACTTAGACATAGAGCAATTGATTGGTTGACAGAAAATCCCATTAAGTTTGCGATTATAAAAGCTCTTCCATTGGATGAGAAAGAGGATTACATCTTATCTTTTATGCCTTGA